A DNA window from Helianthus annuus cultivar XRQ/B chromosome 15, HanXRQr2.0-SUNRISE, whole genome shotgun sequence contains the following coding sequences:
- the LOC110914183 gene encoding uncharacterized protein LOC110914183: MTGLKKRGMLSGAATCKLCRDQGEDADHLFTGCYVAAILWHKVSTWCKIQPIFAFTMKDLLEFHKTQLMEEPKRKYVKTIILATCWSIWKARNEGIFNGKRASIDGIFGEMQANFCGLNAEQRKWILIGGAGQILSFYNGE; the protein is encoded by the coding sequence ATGACTGGACTAAAGAAAAGGGGTATGCTCTCTGGTGCGGCAACGTGTAAACTATGCAGAGATCAGGGAGAAGACGCAGACCATCTTTTTACGGGGTGTTATGTAGCAGCGATATTGTGGCATAAAGTGAGCACATGGTGTAAAATCCAGCCAATCTTTGCTTTCACTATGAAAGATTTGTTGGAGTTTCATAAAACACAGCTTATGGAAGAACCAAAGAGAAAATATGTTAAAACCATCATTTTAGCAACTTGTTGGAGCATTTGGAAAGCAAGGAATGAAGGAATTTTTAACGGGAAGAGAGCAAGCATAGATGGGATTTTTGGAGAAATGCAGGCGAACTTTTGTGGATTAAATGCAGAGCAAAGAAAATGGATTTTGATTGGAGGAGCTGGgcaaattttgagtttttataaTGGAGAATGA